From Strongyloides ratti genome assembly S_ratti_ED321, scaffold srae_chrx_scaffold0000002:
TAGctagttatttttatgtaactTCTGATAGTATAATTTCAATAGCAAGTTGTTTTAAGGAAAGTGgtattgttttaatatctGGAACAGGATCAAGTTGTCGtttgttaaaagaaaatggAAAAATTCATTATGTTGGTGGTTGGGGACATATAATATCAGATGGAGGAAGTGCTATTTGGCTTTCTATAAAAgcaattaaacttttatttgatttagaAGATGGTTTAATAGAAGTACCTTATTCTCATGagacattaaaaaaaactattctTAATCATTTTGAGGTAAATAATCATGTCAAATTAATAGATGTTATATATGGAGTTAACTTTAATAAAGCTAATATTGCTTCTCTTTGTAAAGTACTAGCATTAAATGTTTCAAATGATCCACTTATtgagaaaatattttttgaatgtGGTGAAGAACTTGGAAAACATTTAGTtgcaataataaaaaatgtagaTGAAGAAATGCTTAATAATGTTCCAGTTTTGATTGTAGGTTCTATGTTTAAAAGCTggaattttattaaaaaaggtttttggtcaataattgaaaataacCAAAAGACATATggatataaaaagataaccTTATATCAACAAAATGCATCTCCAGCTATTGGAGCAATTCGTTTAGCAACTAAATATGCAGgcttaaaatttgaaaatgaaataccatcaaaaatttttgacgagtatattttttaaatattttatatcaaattgttatatcacaaacaaaaaaacattaaacatatctttttttattaaataaaatatttttttattatttaaataatatatatatatatgtatatccCTTACAGTATTTTTAggtatagaaaaataattccTAGCAACTGTAAAAAATGTTGCAAATAAACTTATCATATGTTAACTGACACTgtcttaatttttattatatcattgtTTCTGTTCTTCTATCTTTTATATCTATtaactatttataatattaacaactttaagtaataaaaaaagtgtcTTTAAACCatcttttacaattaaatcaTTATATTCTTTTGATATGTTACTTCTTTTATGATTCTTGAAATCTTTTTTGTGTCATTATTTTGTGGAActttaaatcaaaatatatatatatatatatcaaatagTGTTTAGACTTTGAAACAATAAGTAATAGTTATTATATCtgctaaaatatatatattgtcaCATAAACTTTtcacttttaaataatattactttgGCGCCATATGGTAAATATCAGAAAAGTATAAAGTGgatgataaaaaagattgtATAATGTTCTGATGCCTTCAATTGGGATCATCTATAATTCTCCGCCTATCACTTTAAtactaataaatattgtGGTTTAagtttattgttatttaaataactaaTTGGTTTTCAATTtgtaaataacatttttttttttatattttagtatttaaaaatggaTAAAGGTTGTAAAAGAAGATTACGAACTAATTTTACTGAAACTCAAAGTTTATATTTAGAAGAAGCTTTTTTAGAATCACATTATCCAGATCATGCTTCAAAAAGGGCTATGTCAAAAAGTCTTCAAATTCCAGAAGATCGCATTACtgtaattaacttttttttttttaaattgtaatatacatttttttttataggtaTGGTTTCAAAATCGTCGTGCAAAATGGAGAAGAATTGAATGTAGAGAGAAGACAGATCGTTTCTTAATAAAACCAAACTATCAAACAAATCAAACAGGAGAGGAAACAGTcccaataattttaaaaaattcatttaaaaatttatgtaataatataaattttgataacaataatgtaacaaaaaaaatctcACCAAATCAGTATCATGGAAAGATAGATGAATATAATTCATATTTAACTTTCAGCAATGAAACTTCTAATGAAAAATGTCAATCTTTTCCTTCATCTCTCAATAACAATTGTAGTTATCAACAATTCTCAACGAGGGGTGATGAAGTGTCAAATTGTCTTAATGTTAGAAGTTCAATGAATGAAATTGTAAACAATTCATCTTTTACAATCAACAATAATATGCCTTATGTAATGAATACTACATCTGCAAGGatgatatttaattatgatgataaaaattgCTTCTTTGGTTAAAGAttttaattatgataaagaaaaaagtaataaatttttttattttctattgtttatcaaaaaataaaagatatagttaaaaaaaatataatgttaaaaaaatatagataatttacattactattatttaaataattattttttttataacttttaattaaaaatataataaataataattatatataatatatttattttaaacaaaaagagttaatgtaatttatattaaaattttatttagcacaaaaaaagtaaataaaaaaaaatttttttttgaaaatataatatttaaaaatgctaAGAAAgagatttatatattttcccgcatttatagaatatatttcttaaaaccaaaagtaaaaaagtttttttttaaacgttaaacaaaattgaattataatttacataagagatgtgataaaaataaaaaaaaaaattaatatattttattgtatttgattgtttttttttaacgttctaccaaaaaatttttgcttgtataatatattcttaaaatgttaatatatgaattgataaaatgttatagGAATTCttcttaaatataaatattaaataaaatttttaaacatatttaaaaaaaaatttctaatatacATCAGTTAAATTACGTTTTGTGACATTACTCTTTTGACTACCATCTAAAGAAatgtcatcatttttttctaaattatcattattaatattatttgggATCATTTGACTAGTACGAGATGATGAAAAACTATTTgtatgattatttttatcttttaatgttGATGTTGACAGTTCTTCCATCGGTGTTCCTAGTCTTCTGGTAGCCATTGATATATCTGGAACATATGTCCTTTCTGTTCCATAGTTTTCTCgtctgaaaaaaaaatattatttgtatttaaaatattttcataaaattaaaaaaaaatatttttttattctataaataaaaaatttttctataataaaaacatacttAAAACATcgaaatgaaaatttatttaattgtcGTTTAACAGCATGTTGAATTTCACTGTTGAGAAAGCAATAAagtattgaaataaatattccctttaaataaattttattattattattaaataaaataatatttgaaaaacatACTTGTGAATTTTGAAGAATAGCTGAATACAACATATATGGACCATCTTGTTGATCAGgttcataaaataataaaatatttgagaCACCTAATAATGGTACAAGAAGTAGTGTTGCTTTAATTGTTTTCCATATTTTTGCACTTTCAGCTGTATTTTCACTACGAAGTTTTTGTAccaatattattacaattaaaagtaaaagtaaAACATTAGCAAGTAATGCAAATGACATTGTTCCTCCTATTATCCATAAATGATTACCTTTAGCATATGGTAACCAACAATAACTTTTAGGATTCATTTTAGAAT
This genomic window contains:
- a CDS encoding N-acetyl-D-glucosamine kinase, with translation MKKSLIYAGIEGGATTFKIMIMNENGNILGQWEKDGFNFAIIGIQKTAERVSSYIEDIKKENNLCFSFAALGLGLAGAEDNDVNDKLVKYFTENYSHLASYFYESGIVLISGTGSSCRLLKENGKIHYVGGWGHIISDGGSAIWLSIKAIKLLFDLEDGLIEVPYSHETLKKTILNHFEVNNHVKLIDVIYGVNFNKANIASLCKVLALNVSNDPLIEKIFFECGEELGKHLVAIIKNVDEEMLNNVPVLIVGSMFKSWNFIKKGFWSIIENNQKTYGYKKITLYQQNASPAIGAIRLATKYAGLKFENEIPSKIFDEYIF
- a CDS encoding Homeobox domain and Homeodomain-like-containing protein, translating into MDKGCKRRLRTNFTETQSLYLEEAFLESHYPDHASKRAMSKSLQIPEDRITVWFQNRRAKWRRIECREKTDRFLIKPNYQTNQTGEETVPIILKNSFKNLCNNINFDNNNVTKKISPNQYHGKIDEYNSYLTFSNETSNEKCQSFPSSLNNNCSYQQFSTRGDEVSNCLNVRSSMNEIVNNSSFTINNNMPYVMNTTSARMIFNYDDKNCFFG